Part of the Hevea brasiliensis isolate MT/VB/25A 57/8 chromosome 16, ASM3005281v1, whole genome shotgun sequence genome is shown below.
TTGTACATGAAGCTCTATCCTTGCTGTTTTTATATTTCCATAGATGTTATAGAGAGAACATTTTTGTGCAGGTTCTATCTATGTTTATGGTACAAAGATGATCCAAAATCTCAGCAGAAACTCATTTACTACCTTACAAGACTTAAATCAAATCTTGTCGTGCGTGATACTGTGACTAACTATTCAAAGTTGAAGAGGGATTCAGCAAAGAAGATTACTTTAGCACTGGGTCAACTTAGTTCCTTCTGCAGAGGTTTTGATAAGATTCTTCATGTGCTTCTGGTCAGTAAACTATCTCACTTCCTCTGCTTTTATAAGAATGATCTTGATACTTACATATTTGTCATTTCAGGCAAGTTTAAGGGAGAATTCTCCTGTAATTAGGGCCAAGTCTTTACGAGCAGTAAGTGGAAAGTTTAATCTGTTGATCTTCTGGGCTTTTTATTTTGGAATAATTGGCTTTTATCTGATGATGCAATCATTGCATCTTTCCCTTTGGTTTGATGGGATCAGGTTAGTATTATTGTAGAAGTTGATCCGGAAGTATTATGTGACAAACGTGTTCAAATGGCTGTTGAAGGAAGATTTTGTGACTCCGCAATATCTGTAAGAGAAGCAGCATTAGAACTTGTTGGTAGGCATATTGCTTCACATCCTGATGTTGGGCTGAAGGTTTGTCAAGTTGAATTTCTCTCATTGTTGTACATTTGTGGGACAtgcttttcttatttatttttcttcCCTCATCATTCAAAATTTTGGTATTTTGCACAGTATTTTGAGAAAGTTGCTGAGAGGATAAAAGACACAGGAGTAAGTGTTAGAAAACGAGCTATCAAAATTATCCGAGATATGTGCACCTCAAATGCTAACTTCTCTGAATTTAAGACTGCTTGTATTGAAATCATTTCTCGCATTAGTGATGATGAGTCAagtattcaggtaattttgaagcAAATGAAATGAGTTCATAAATAATTGTTAGTCACTTCTGCCATGTTTTAGTATTTGTATATTTTTCCTGGTGTTTAGTCCTTTGTGTATGTTATATAGTTATATTTGGTGACTGCCCTTATTAATCTGCATTTTCTCACCTAGCCTTTTGGGTTAGTGAAAATCTTCTGAATTGTGCTTGTCATGTTTATCATTGTAATGGTTAGCAGTGCCATTATCATATTCTTTCATAAGTTTCATGATTCATCATTGATTTCATTTTTTAGGAATACCATGTGCTTGCGTGaaaatttgtttacttccctaatGTTATTTCCCTGCATTTATACTTATCTTATTCCAGGATCTTGTTTGCAAGACCTTTTATGAGTTCTGGTTTGAGGAACCATCAGGTTTGCTGACACAATATTTTGGAGATGGTAGTTCTGTGCCCTTGGAGGTGGCTAAGAAGACTGAGCAAATTGTTGAGATGTTGAGGAAGATGCCAAGCCATCAGCTTCTTGTCACTGTCATTAAGCGCAACCTAGCCCTTGATTTTTTCCCACAATCAGCTAAAGCTGCTGGGATCAATCCTGTGTCAGTTGCATCAGTTCGTAAGCGCTGTGAGTTGATGTGCAAGTGCTTACTAGAAAAGATATTGCAGGTATCATGGTTTCTTGTGCATGCaaatgttctttttttttttggttttgagaaACTTATTTGGAAATTTGTTCTGCCAGGTAGAGGAAATGAGCAGCAAGGAAATGGAAGTGAGCACGCTACCTTATGTGCTGGCACTGCATGCATTTTGTGTTGTGGATGCTACGCTTTGTGCACCAGCTTCTGACCCTTCCCAATTTGTAGTCACTCTGCAGCCATATCTCAAGACTCAGGTTCTTGGAAGTTTTCATTGTGATGATATTTGCTTATCTGGTATTGGCTGATGGCACAAGGATGCCAGTTGTAGTGATTACAtggttttattttaaatatgtaaTTGGAAAGCATGTACTGAATTGTCCTGAAACATATCTTCAAGTATCATTGAGGGAGCCATTGTGGAACTGTTGAATAACGGGGCATTGACATAACAATTAGTTATTTAAAAAGGCAGTTTGGAATTTACACATAGAAAATTGCTTAATAAGGGGTCATTATTTGGTGCAAATGGTAAAAGTCTTAGGATTGTGACTACGAATATGTATTTTTGAGTTTCAAGACATCTGTCTCATGTGAAAATGTTGAAGTTTATTATCAATTTTGATTTTCTTTGAGGACCTTGGTTTGGCTGAGTCATAACTGGTTGCTTTGTACTTTAAGTTGCTTGGTACTTACAATTGCTAGCTCTAAAAGCAATATGCCTATTGATAACTCATTGAAATATCTTGTATTTTTGCTTCTTTGCTTGAGTAGTATTTGCATAGTAGCCACCTTTCCTTGCAAGTAGATCATTTTTTCATCCTAATGGTGCCCTTTTAATATTCATCATCGCAGATGGCTGCTTTCACATGTATTTTCAATTTGGATACATATtgaactaaaatttaaaaaaaggaaagaaatttgaAAGTAGGCCACCTTCATTGAATATTTTCCTGTTGTAGGTTGTATTCATGTGACCTTATAGGCTTTTGCTTGTGTCCAGGTTGACAACCGAGCAGTTGCACATTTACTGGAGAGTATAATCTTTATAATTGATTCTGTTGTTCCATTGATCCGAAAGTTGCCTCAAAGTGTTGTTGAAGAGCTTGAACAAGATTTGATGCACATGATTGTTCGGCATTCATTTTTAACAGTTGTCCATGCTTGCATCAAGTAATTTTGATTGacctcttcttcatcttcttcttttttaacTTTCCTCTTTTCTTATCTTTGCTTTTTCCCTTGTTATAACTGCCATCTTTTGCTAATATTTTGGGGTTAGATTGAGTTGGGGATAGCTATTCTTTATTTTGTGCTAAGCTATTTTTTTATGTTGTGCTAAGCCTTTCTTGTCAGGGATCTAAAACATTTAATTATCTGTATTTATGTGCTCTATGCCAGTGGCGGATGCACCTTCGAAAATGAGGGGTCAATTAACCCCTCCTTTAATTAAAAAGTTCCACACACACTCACATACatgtttgtttatttttttttttcgaagTATATTTGTTTAAATTGACTCCTCATAAATTTAGTTATTGAACCTTCTTTTTGgtaaacattaaaataaattgtTTATTTGTATGACTTGCTTGAATCTTGTAGTTTGTTCTCTTCTGTTGGTTAGATTGACTTAATTTGATTGCACTAAGTTTTTAGATGTTGAACTCTTAATACTTGAAAATCAATTTGAAAACTTTATTTTTGATAtgcatattttttttatatgttttcTCCAGGAAAATTTTTTTCTAGATTTGCCAGTGTTCTATGCCATTGTTTAGATGACTctgcttttaaattttttttatcagctTTCAAATTTATGGCAGCGTGGATCTTGTTTCTCATGTCAGGTGTCTATGCTCTTTGAGTGGAGTAGCAGGAAAGGGTGCTGCTGTTGTTGAGTATCTTATCCAGGTATTCTTCAAACGTCTGGATGCTCTGGGAACTGATAACAAGCAGGTTGGTggcttcatcatcatcatcatcattattattattaattgttTGGCTTTCATATTCATTTATGTTATTTAATTTAAAGTTAAGCATCTACAATGCCACATCATAAGCTGCACTCTGAATTATGTAGTCATATTTATGTGCTCTATGCATGCGGATGATACAAAATAGTTTGGATGGATGACAAAATTGTTAAACTGTCAAGATTGTTTGGCACTTAGAGCAAAAAGTAGGTCTGTCACTCAAATGCACTTAAGTAGAAGTAGTTGGAcattaaatttggaaaaaaaattcacaataaaatagcaaatttgaaaaattttggacACCATGGGTgtaactattaaaaaaaaaaagtgatcatTTTGTGTGTGTTTTGAAATGTAAACACTGTTATAGCCAACTTCAATGTAACATGAATACAAAATGTTATCTAGATTCATCGGCTTAGTGCCAATGGGGGGGAGAGGGGGGGGAGGGGGTGCGGGCGGCGGGGGTAAGTTTAGGGTTTAATCAATCAAGTAAAGGAAAATATACCCTTTCCATGTGGCCATAAATTATCCAAGCCATTTTCTAATAATTTGAAGTCTTGGTTTGTTAAAGACTGGTTTTCAAACTTATCGTCTCCATAAGCATTAATAAACAAGCAACTCAAGCATGCTGTAGAGGTTCTTAACAGACAATCTGTGATTGGAATATTTGTTTTGACTTGTTTATACGAAGCCAAACTCACATCTAGTCAACTTATATAAATCAAATTTGAATATGCCAACCTCAGTTTAGTTCAATTGTTGCACTACTTCCTTGTTTAATTGAATCGAGGTATTTGGGACAAGCTCTTGCTCAAATAAACTGAAAACTGTTGACAACACTTGTGGGGTCTGCTACCTTTGTGAATTTCTTGTGTTTTCGTTTCCCATGAGCATTTTTGTTACTGTGTTCAGTTGACTGGTTTGGTGCATATTGTTCCTTCATGAAGCAAATCTTTTAAAATAAAGAATATATTATTTAAGACTATTTCCCCCATGCAAAATGCAGCTATTGTGCCGTTCTCTTTTTTGTCTTGGATTGCTTATTCGCTATGGGAATTCTTTGCTGAGCACCTCTGGTAACAAAAATATTGATGTTGTTAGCAACCTCACCTTGTTTAAAAAGTATCTACAAATGGAGGATTTTGGTATAAAAGTCAGATCTTTGCAGGTATGTTGTTATTGGCCCTTAGACTTTTTAGCCTGCTTGAGTTTAAGACAGACTTATCTAGTTTTTAATTCTTGTAGGCATTAGGTTTTGTTCTAATTGCTAGGCCTGAGTATATGCTGGAAAAGGACATCGGGAAAATATTAGAGGCAACTTTATCTTCTGGTTCTGATGTTCGTCTTAAGGTATTAATTCCCCTGTTGTTCTGTGATTTGATTCTCTGGAAGCTAATCATTCTTTTGTTCAGATACAAGCATTGCAAAACATGTACGAGTATCTTCTTGACTCTGAAAGTCAAATGGGAGCAGATAAAGTCAGCAATGATGTAAACCATTATCCTGTAGAAGGGGGCCACAGTGTTCCTGTTGCTGCTGGTGCAGGTGATACTAACATCTGTGGGGGTATAGTTCAATTGTACTGGGATAATATTTTGGGGAGATGTTTGGATTTCAGTGAACAAGTTCGCCAGACTGCACTTAAGGTATGAACCTACATTCTGTTTTCTTGTCCCGTTCTCTCAATGCAAACCTGGCCACAGCTTACTTCAGAGGAGAAAGGCAAAGCAATTAACATGTCATGTATGGCCTTGGGAAATTTGGAAAATGAAAGTTATGAGCACAAATAACAGTTGAATAATTATCACTTTGAATATGGAAATATTTTTTTCCAGCAATTTTTAACTGATGTTCCAGTATAGGTACTAGATCAAAAATTTCTTCGTCTGATTGCTCTTGTGCACTTGTTAGAAAGCACATTGTTCTCTCAGAATTTTAGTTATGTCCTGAGTTTTATATTTGTTGCTACACTTTCACTGCAGATTGTGGAGATAGTGCTACGTCAAGGTCTGGTTCATCCTATCACTTGTGTTCCATACCTTATAGCACTTGAAACAGATCCTCAAGAGTTGAACTCAAAGTTGGcgcatcatttattgatgaatatGAATGAGAAGTAGGCTTTTCAAAACAAAATTCCTTTTTTCGTCCCTTGATATTTTTATGCCAACTTATAAATAGATTCATTTCAGGTATCCTGCTTTTTTTGAAAGCCGGTTGGGGGATGGCCTTCAGTTATCATTTATATTCATGCAATCCTGCAGTGTTTCTCCTGAAAATCTAAACCAAAAACTCCAATCTAGAGCTGCTGGAAATTTGAAGGGAAAACCTGAAGGTGGCTCTCTCGTTCAAGCAAGGATTGGAGTTTCCCGAATCTACAAGCTTATTCGTGGAAACCGTGTTTCAAGGAACAAATTTATGTCTTCAATAGTTCGCAAATTTGATAATCCAACCTGGACCAATTCAGTTATTCCATTTTTGATGTGAGTTCTCTATTTAGTGCTAGTCCCAGATTTCTCATCTCCCCATTTGTTATGTTGTTTACAGAAGTTGGTTTCTCTTTACAGGTACTGCACAGAAGTACTTGCTATGCTGCCATTTACATCTCCTGATGAACCCCTTTATTTGATATACGCTATAAATCGGATAATACAGGTTAGAGCTGGAGCACTTGAAGCAAATATGAAAGGCTTAATTTTACATTTGTCACAAAGAAATTCCCGAAAGTTGCCTCATGAAAATGGGGTAATTCAACAAGAGCCAGCTCAGCCTGTTCTCTATCATATGCCCACAATGAATTTGAATGGGATGATGCAGCAAGATCTAGTTGTGCAGCCTGATTTGACTCCTTTGACATCATTTGATTTGAATGGAACAGTTCAGGAAGAGCCTCATTTGGTCTTGAACCCTATTGCTTTAAGAGAACCAAAGATGGATAGGATGAGCTCAGCTGATTCTTTCAGCATCTCGAAAAATGATGAGGAGAAAATCCAGGTACTTTTTGAATCTCTGATGCTATTTCATATCCAATCGGAGAATGTGTTGGTTTTGGATTAGCAGAAAGGTTTTCCCTCTAAACCTGCACATTGGTGGGGAATTTTCTTAGGTTGTTGTCTTTTTGTTTCTTTCAAGGGCTTTGGTTCAAATTTTATTGTGTTTTTGGTTTTTCGCACTAGCACATCATTATTTATTGTTGTGGCCTTAATGGCCTTTCtagcttttctctctctctctctctctcttacttTTCCTTTTTTGGATAAAAAATTGTATGCATGAAAAAAAATCTCAACATATCCCATTtattaaatatagttagtgcttatgccccacaaataggactagacagtgagagtaaacaaaggttttgggaagatatggatgatttaatgcaaagcataccgaatgaagagaatgttttcattggtggagatttgaatggacatgtaggaagtgataggcaaggttatgagaatgttcatggaggttttgattttggcagtcgaaataaggagggaaaaagcatcctggattttgctatggcatacgacctaatactagcaaatacctactttataaaaagagagtcacatttagtgactttcaaaagtgggcaacatagaagccaaatcgacttcctcttaaccaggaagacaaatagagctctatgcaaggattgcaaggtcattccaggagaggctttaacaagtcaacataggttggtggtcttggatgtcaagtttaggaacaattcaagtaaggtcagaagaaatagtgtagctcgaataaagtggtgggagttcaaaggagtaaagcaagtgaagttcaaaaatgagctttttaagtctgaagtatggaagctagatatggaggccaatgatatgtggatacagatgacatcaaagattagagaagtagctagaaaagtacttggggagtctaaaggacatggaccaccctcaaaagagagatggtggtggaatgaggaagtacaaaaggcagtgaagagaaaaagggaatggtataagaaattacctaaatgtgataataacgaggcatatgaacagtacaagatagcaaagaaagaggcaaaaaaggcagttagccaagcaagagcacaggcctttgaaaagttatatgagaaacttggaactaaagaaggggagaaagatatttatagattagcaaggagtagagaaaggaaatgtcaagatctcaatcaagttaggtgcattaaggataaagaatgaaaaatgttggtgaaagatgaggacattaaagaaagatggagaaattattttaatgatctctttaataatagtcaaaatggaaaaagtcaaaatggaaatagcgtgaatatagattatagaacaatagaaaagaatgtaaattatactagaaggattagatctttagaagtaaaggaagcacttaagagaatgaaagtaggtaaagcctgtggacccgatgaaataccaattgaagtgtggaagtatttgggagatatgggagtggcatggttaactaaattatttaataagattctaaactcaaagaaaatgcctgatgaatggaggaagagtattttagtacctatttttaaaaataagggagacatacagagttgctcaaactataggggaattaaactcatgagccatactatgaagttgtgggagagagttgtagagcatcgactacgtcatgatacttctatctctctcaatcaatttggtttcatgcctggtcgttcaactatggaagcgatctttctcattagaagcttgatggagaaatatagagatgggaagaaagatctacacatggtttttattgatttggagaaggcttatgatagtgttccaagagaggtcttatggaatgcgttagaacaaaagagggtatctattaggtacatacaagtattgaaagatatgtatgaaggagcaactactattgtgcgcacagtgggaggggacacaagagattttccgatctcaattggattacaccaaggatcaaccataagcccttacctttttacattagttttagatgaactgaaaacatatacaagagagtatttcttggtgcatgatgtttgcgaatgatattgttctgatagatgagacacgagaaggagtcaataggaagctagaactttggagaagtactctagagtcaaagggttttaagttaagtagaacgaagacagaatacatgcattgcaagttcagtgaaagccaaactggtgatagggaaggagttagtttgaatggagtggcactgtcccaaagtaatc
Proteins encoded:
- the LOC110658910 gene encoding sister chromatid cohesion protein SCC2-like isoform X7, producing the protein MTWFFNAIVKHSNKKQISRSTVFESKPIGPSIPLPSQGQRDYGATQNQQFNSIPNDIGSSTRKPKAKKKGTDDVPLLVQPDPAELQDAAIGSFCDVLEEFCGRAEIMSDERDDAEWLSVPVSDVRMLVNEIMSICSKKLLHLVPVDILVRLLRVLDHQIHRAEGLSVDECEHDSDAVSLVFCALESIHAALAVMAHNNMPKQLYKEENIERILEFSKHQIMDVMSAYDPSYRALHKPSENGPPEGDEDEELETEYGSASKRRRTQKSTKLKKSTLNKVSGAVNAILQKLCTVLGLLKDLLLIERLSDSCILQLLKTSFTTFLVDNIQLLQLKAIGLIGGIFYSYALHRTYVIDEVVQLLWKLPFSKRVLRAYHLPDEERRQIQIITALLIQLVHSSANLPDPLREASSGNSILEVSLDASYPTKCHEAVTETCCLFWTRVLQRFTTVKNQDASELKVMIENIVTDLLTTLNLPEYPASAPILEVLCVLLLQNAGLKSKDISSRSLAIDLLGTVAARLKQDAVICCRNKFWILMELTDGDNVDQSYPKDACCVCLAGIVEKAVFMCQGCRRLFHADCMEVREHEAPYRSWQCQICVCKKQLIVLQSYCKSQSKEEGKKNNIRLEKDSKACDPITKVEIVQQLLLNHLQDSASADDVHLFVRWFYLCLWYKDDPKSQQKLIYYLTRLKSNLVVRDTVTNYSKLKRDSAKKITLALGQLSSFCRGFDKILHVLLASLRENSPVIRAKSLRAVSIIVEVDPEVLCDKRVQMAVEGRFCDSAISVREAALELVGRHIASHPDVGLKYFEKVAERIKDTGVSVRKRAIKIIRDMCTSNANFSEFKTACIEIISRISDDESSIQDLVCKTFYEFWFEEPSGLLTQYFGDGSSVPLEVAKKTEQIVEMLRKMPSHQLLVTVIKRNLALDFFPQSAKAAGINPVSVASVRKRCELMCKCLLEKILQVEEMSSKEMEVSTLPYVLALHAFCVVDATLCAPASDPSQFVVTLQPYLKTQVLVDNRAVAHLLESIIFIIDSVVPLIRKLPQSVVEELEQDLMHMIVRHSFLTVVHACINFQIYGSVDLVSHVRCLCSLSGVAGKGAAVVEYLIQVFFKRLDALGTDNKQLLCRSLFCLGLLIRYGNSLLSTSGNKNIDVVSNLTLFKKYLQMEDFGIKVRSLQALGFVLIARPEYMLEKDIGKILEATLSSGSDVRLKIQALQNMYEYLLDSESQMGADKVSNDVNHYPVEGGHSVPVAAGAGDTNICGGIVQLYWDNILGRCLDFSEQVRQTALKIVEIVLRQGLVHPITCVPYLIALETDPQELNSKLAHHLLMNMNEKYPAFFESRLGDGLQLSFIFMQSCSVSPENLNQKLQSRAAGNLKGKPEGGSLVQARIGVSRIYKLIRGNRVSRNKFMSSIVRKFDNPTWTNSVIPFLMYCTEVLAMLPFTSPDEPLYLIYAINRIIQVRAGALEANMKGLILHLSQRNSRKLPHENGVIQQEPAQPVLYHMPTMNLNGMMQQDLVVQPDLTPLTSFDLNGTVQEEPHLVLNPIALREPKMDRMSSADSFSISKNDEEKIQVDCLWAIALQLLLKLKRHLKVVYSLNDARCQAFSPNEPPKSGEVLSRQNIPFDISETSTSVPSTYRDLVQRYQEFKSALKEDAVDYSTYTANIKRKRPTPRKTKYGRMNGDDDDDDDDEDFDWTGGVRRQSGSGRRGNYNRAGRQRS
- the LOC110658910 gene encoding sister chromatid cohesion protein SCC2-like isoform X8; protein product: MVYCTCSSFLDKKQISRSTVFESKPIGPSIPLPSQGQRDYGATQNQQFNSIPNDIGSSTRKPKAKKKGTDDVPLLVQPDPAELQDAAIGSFCDVLEEFCGRAEIMSDERDDAEWLSVPVSDVRMLVNEIMSICSKKLLHLVPVDILVRLLRVLDHQIHRAEGLSVDECEHDSDAVSLVFCALESIHAALAVMAHNNMPKQLYKEENIERILEFSKHQIMDVMSAYDPSYRALHKPSENGPPEGDEDEELETEYGSASKRRRTQKSTKLKKSTLNKVSGAVNAILQKLCTVLGLLKDLLLIERLSDSCILQLLKTSFTTFLVDNIQLLQLKAIGLIGGIFYSYALHRTYVIDEVVQLLWKLPFSKRVLRAYHLPDEERRQIQIITALLIQLVHSSANLPDPLREASSGNSILEVSLDASYPTKCHEAVTETCCLFWTRVLQRFTTVKNQDASELKVMIENIVTDLLTTLNLPEYPASAPILEVLCVLLLQNAGLKSKDISSRSLAIDLLGTVAARLKQDAVICCRNKFWILMELTDGDNVDQSYPKDACCVCLAGIVEKAVFMCQGCRRLFHADCMEVREHEAPYRSWQCQICVCKKQLIVLQSYCKSQSKEEGKKNNIRLEKDSKACDPITKVEIVQQLLLNHLQDSASADDVHLFVRWFYLCLWYKDDPKSQQKLIYYLTRLKSNLVVRDTVTNYSKLKRDSAKKITLALGQLSSFCRGFDKILHVLLASLRENSPVIRAKSLRAVSIIVEVDPEVLCDKRVQMAVEGRFCDSAISVREAALELVGRHIASHPDVGLKYFEKVAERIKDTGVSVRKRAIKIIRDMCTSNANFSEFKTACIEIISRISDDESSIQDLVCKTFYEFWFEEPSGLLTQYFGDGSSVPLEVAKKTEQIVEMLRKMPSHQLLVTVIKRNLALDFFPQSAKAAGINPVSVASVRKRCELMCKCLLEKILQVEEMSSKEMEVSTLPYVLALHAFCVVDATLCAPASDPSQFVVTLQPYLKTQVLVDNRAVAHLLESIIFIIDSVVPLIRKLPQSVVEELEQDLMHMIVRHSFLTVVHACINFQIYGSVDLVSHVRCLCSLSGVAGKGAAVVEYLIQVFFKRLDALGTDNKQLLCRSLFCLGLLIRYGNSLLSTSGNKNIDVVSNLTLFKKYLQMEDFGIKVRSLQALGFVLIARPEYMLEKDIGKILEATLSSGSDVRLKIQALQNMYEYLLDSESQMGADKVSNDVNHYPVEGGHSVPVAAGAGDTNICGGIVQLYWDNILGRCLDFSEQVRQTALKIVEIVLRQGLVHPITCVPYLIALETDPQELNSKLAHHLLMNMNEKYPAFFESRLGDGLQLSFIFMQSCSVSPENLNQKLQSRAAGNLKGKPEGGSLVQARIGVSRIYKLIRGNRVSRNKFMSSIVRKFDNPTWTNSVIPFLMYCTEVLAMLPFTSPDEPLYLIYAINRIIQVRAGALEANMKGLILHLSQRNSRKLPHENGVIQQEPAQPVLYHMPTMNLNGMMQQDLVVQPDLTPLTSFDLNGTVQEEPHLVLNPIALREPKMDRMSSADSFSISKNDEEKIQVDCLWAIALQLLLKLKRHLKVVYSLNDARCQAFSPNEPPKSGEVLSRQNIPFDISETSTSVPSTYRDLVQRYQEFKSALKEDAVDYSTYTANIKRKRPTPRKTKYGRMNGDDDDDDDDEDFDWTGGVRRQSGSGRRGNYNRAGRQRS